GTAACACCATTGGAGCATGTTGCTCCCGGAGGCGTGTTGCAAGATCCGGTGGCTCCGGCCGGGCAACAGCTGCCGTTCAGGGTCACCGTCATGGTGTAAGTAGTGGTTACGGTAGGATATACGGTTGCCGTACATGCGGTTCCTCCGGAGGGCGACCATGAAACTGTATAACTACAGCCCGGCTTACAATCTGAAGATGAAAGGCAACCTGAAACACCGATGGTTACCGCGTTACCCGGACAAAGACTTGTCTTGTCAGAACCCGCGTTTACGGTACAGGGCCACTCACATTGAGCGAAGGCATTATCTCCCCCGACAGTTACGAGGAGAAATAATAAAATGATTATGTTTCTTTTCATGATTTGTTTTGCAATAATAGGACAGGGGGGGGGGGACAATTCCAAATTTATTTTATGACGAACCTGATTTCGAAATGACCAATGGTTTATAAAACGCTGAATATGAAATTCGATGACAGCGTAACGGAAATGAAAATAAAGTTTGTCAGGAGTACTGACGAAGTTTATCCTGTTTTGATTCCAGGAGCATTCGATTTACTTTACATGTTTAAATGCTTCATGGTTTTTCATTTCACTTTTCTTGCGCTAGAAGAAATGAGCAAAGCTGAAAGCAATTAAACAATAAAACAAGTAAAGTAAAATCAATGTAATAGAATGAACAAGAATCGACTATCTCTCGAGTACGAGTTTATAGCGAAACACGCGTTCTTTCTCAGAAAGCTCGAGGAAATAGATCCCGTTGGGTAACGAAGAGTCCAATTCAACGCTGTTTATTGCTTGTCCTTTGTCTACGCATTTCCCAAGTTGATTGTAAAATGCATAGTGGAGCGATGAAGAGTTTAGGTCTCGGAAGTGGATAATGCCG
The Bacteroidia bacterium DNA segment above includes these coding regions:
- a CDS encoding T9SS type A sorting domain-containing protein, encoding MKRNIIILLFLLVTVGGDNAFAQCEWPCTVNAGSDKTSLCPGNAVTIGVSGCLSSSDCKPGCSYTVSWSPSGGTACTATVYPTVTTTYTMTVTLNGSCCPAGATGSCNTPPGATCSNGVTRTDQVTVTVNSTGCRIINPGIVQEESNSAISLSPNPTSGHFNLTLNDDLFKILDLSKSTPIIGVYDVNGKLIIQSDITGKINPIDISSYSAGTYFIKLIDGDTLLGYKVLIKS